Proteins co-encoded in one Opitutus terrae PB90-1 genomic window:
- a CDS encoding M20 family metallopeptidase, with protein sequence MNPSAALPESCEQLLAQMVAFDTVNARYAGRASGEPALAAHLEAIATAWGFTCRRLPVTDGLFNLLIQHEPVPGGEWLLFESHLDTVSAAGMTVPPFAVSSDATRLFGRGVCDTKGSGAAMLWALRSLRSEPSLRRNIGVLFTVDEEAGMTGAGTFARATLPQWPGPLLGIIVGEPTELQPVIAHNGLVRWTTVTRGRAAHSADPAQGRSAISAMVRVIEALESQYVPGVATRIDPLTGAAACSINVIRGGTQVNIVPERCEIDVDRRLVPGESPAEALAARDRVLAPLARGSAPVEFEHLPLFGIPPLSSEPNLPLLRRFAPVLTRHGSDATARGVRYATNASHYATASVPVIVLGPGSITQAHTADEWLSRDQLDRATRLYAALMTG encoded by the coding sequence ATGAATCCGTCCGCCGCGCTCCCCGAGTCCTGCGAGCAGCTGCTCGCGCAAATGGTCGCGTTCGACACCGTCAATGCTCGTTACGCCGGCCGCGCGAGTGGCGAGCCGGCACTCGCCGCTCACCTCGAGGCGATCGCGACCGCGTGGGGGTTCACCTGTCGGCGGCTGCCGGTCACTGACGGACTCTTCAATTTGCTGATCCAGCACGAGCCGGTGCCAGGCGGCGAGTGGCTGTTGTTCGAGAGTCACCTTGACACCGTCAGCGCTGCGGGCATGACCGTGCCTCCCTTCGCAGTGAGTTCCGACGCCACCCGGCTCTTCGGTCGCGGCGTGTGTGACACCAAGGGCTCCGGCGCCGCGATGCTCTGGGCCCTTCGCTCGTTGCGCAGCGAACCAAGCCTGCGACGCAACATCGGTGTGCTGTTCACGGTGGACGAAGAAGCGGGCATGACGGGTGCCGGGACCTTCGCGCGGGCGACGTTGCCGCAATGGCCGGGACCGCTGCTGGGCATCATCGTCGGCGAGCCGACGGAGCTCCAGCCGGTGATCGCGCACAACGGACTCGTTCGCTGGACGACCGTCACGCGCGGGCGAGCGGCGCACTCGGCCGATCCCGCCCAAGGCCGCTCCGCCATCAGCGCGATGGTGCGCGTCATCGAGGCGCTCGAGTCGCAGTATGTTCCGGGCGTGGCCACGCGCATCGATCCGCTAACCGGCGCGGCCGCGTGCAGCATCAACGTTATCCGGGGCGGCACGCAGGTGAACATCGTGCCCGAGCGTTGCGAGATCGACGTCGACCGGCGCCTGGTCCCCGGCGAATCCCCTGCGGAGGCACTGGCCGCACGCGATCGCGTGCTAGCCCCGCTTGCGCGGGGGAGCGCTCCGGTGGAGTTCGAGCACCTGCCGCTCTTCGGCATTCCTCCGTTGAGCAGCGAACCGAACCTGCCGCTCTTGCGCCGGTTCGCTCCGGTGCTCACACGCCACGGAAGCGACGCCACTGCGCGTGGCGTCCGCTATGCGACCAACGCCAGTCACTATGCGACCGCCAGCGTTCCCGTGATCGTGCTGGGGCCGGGCTCGATTACTCAGGCGCACACCGCCGACGAATGGCTGTCCCGTGACCAGCTCGACCGCGCGACGCGGCTTTACGCCGCGCTGATGACCGGTTGA
- a CDS encoding D-sedoheptulose-7-phosphate isomerase, giving the protein MTVAAPLTDLLHRYPELRVCAEQISRADTALRTCFAAQGKLLLCGNGGSAADCEHIAAELLKGFMSKRPLSAGDRQRLPAGIGERLQGGLPAIPLCGFPGFGTAFLNDVDPQLIYAQLTWVLGRPGDVLLALSTSGTSPNVCRAVETARACGLVTIGLTGRTGGDLTRLTDICINVPADETYRIQEYHLPIYHCLCRSLEQAFFPSPSHGV; this is encoded by the coding sequence ATGACCGTCGCCGCCCCCCTCACCGATTTGCTCCATCGCTATCCCGAGTTGCGCGTCTGTGCTGAGCAAATCTCGCGCGCCGACACCGCGCTCCGGACCTGTTTCGCCGCGCAGGGCAAACTGCTGCTTTGCGGCAACGGCGGCAGCGCGGCGGATTGCGAGCACATTGCTGCCGAGCTGCTCAAGGGGTTCATGTCCAAGCGCCCGCTTTCGGCCGGGGACCGACAGCGCCTGCCTGCCGGCATCGGCGAACGCCTACAGGGCGGCCTGCCGGCGATCCCGTTATGCGGCTTTCCCGGATTCGGCACGGCGTTTCTCAACGACGTCGATCCGCAGCTGATCTACGCGCAACTCACCTGGGTGCTGGGCCGGCCCGGCGATGTCCTGCTCGCGTTGTCCACCTCCGGCACCTCACCCAACGTCTGCCGCGCCGTCGAAACCGCGCGCGCGTGCGGACTGGTGACGATCGGCCTGACCGGCCGCACCGGCGGCGATCTCACGCGGCTCACCGACATCTGCATCAACGTGCCGGCCGACGAGACCTACCGGATTCAGGAATATCATCTGCCGATCTACCACTGCCTGTGCCGCTCGCTCGAACAGGCGTTTTTCCCGTCGCCGTCACACGGCGTTTGA
- a CDS encoding TetR/AcrR family transcriptional regulator, with amino-acid sequence MPPRRSTSSPADSSPVRNRLLRAATTLFAKSGYDGTTVDEVVAAARVNKRMVYHYFGDKQRLYQAVLAEAYRSLEVVETAVTSHESRLETLTEQIVRRYFDFLREHPKFVRLLLWENLNEGRALRRFGFKLTKDPMLGALERFLQEGVAAGRIRADMDARHLLISLIGLCQIYSSNRYTLSQALGLDLAVDAVREQGIRHVTRLLLEGITAAGARRSR; translated from the coding sequence ATGCCTCCGCGTCGCTCCACCTCCTCGCCTGCTGATTCCAGTCCCGTGCGGAACCGTTTGCTGCGGGCCGCCACCACGCTGTTTGCCAAGTCCGGCTACGATGGCACGACCGTCGACGAGGTCGTCGCCGCGGCACGCGTAAACAAACGGATGGTCTATCATTATTTCGGCGACAAGCAGCGGCTCTACCAGGCGGTGCTCGCCGAAGCCTATCGCTCGCTCGAGGTGGTGGAAACCGCCGTGACCAGCCACGAGAGCAGACTGGAGACGCTGACCGAACAGATCGTCCGTCGCTACTTCGACTTTCTGCGCGAGCATCCCAAGTTCGTGCGACTGCTGCTCTGGGAGAATCTCAACGAAGGCCGCGCACTCCGCCGTTTCGGCTTCAAACTCACCAAGGATCCCATGCTCGGCGCCCTGGAGCGGTTCCTGCAGGAGGGCGTCGCCGCCGGCCGGATTCGCGCCGACATGGACGCCCGCCATTTGCTGATCAGCCTCATCGGACTTTGCCAGATCTACAGCTCGAATCGCTACACGCTGTCGCAGGCGCTCGGGCTTGACCTCGCCGTCGACGCCGTGCGTGAGCAAGGCATCCGGCACGTCACCCGGCTGCTGCTCGAAGGCATCACCGCTGCCGGCGCGCGTCGCTCCCGCTAA
- a CDS encoding right-handed parallel beta-helix repeat-containing protein: MLSIPRFFVAISATTFGWFACASAAPVQFHVASDGSDQWSGTRAAPNSARTDGPFASLERARAAVQNADRTAGLEVVLHAGTYARSASLDLGPEDSGTAEHPVVWRVADRETAILSGAVTLRGFCPVADAAVGQRLQESVRDKVVWTDLRAQGITDFGTLTQRGSPGLELFFRGRRMQLARYPNTEWLLIADVPQTGPTRLHEGLEREKRFDGVPAGRHYGRITFDDPRPSHWAPDDNLYAHGYWTWDWSDSFQRVQSVQSGGRELTFAAPHHNYGYTRHQRFYFLNVLEEIDQPGEWYLDRGAGRLYFYPPATPGPDDVTVSILDTPFLRLAGARHVTIAGLRFTAGRAGGVAVREGEDCRIVGCTFSNLGDLAVLIEGGSAHEVRSCDFHDLALGAITVNGGNRPTLTPARHRVFNNHIHHFSHWLRTGQYGVMIDGVGQRVAHNLIHDAPFEAMYLRGNDHVVEFNDVHSVTQETGDAGAIHTGRDWTWRGNVIRHNYWHHLQGPGLHGVTAVYLDDFSSGFSVTGNIFYRAGRAVQIGGGRDNLVANNLFIECEPSVHLDARGLGWASNYFDGRYPWMFERFREMNADRPPYTERYPALATLLADEPAVPKGNRIVRNVSFGGRWLDVYDYFAFDFARCVELRDNTIADPKLWRRRAVNDGRPDPYFLNIDAVDGYSLLLSSDPAASRELAGNTLQTTAGRFDPLSLEFTAVDPAALARNGYEPIPVEKIGLERDEWRSIVPPRFNGR, encoded by the coding sequence ATGCTTTCGATCCCCCGGTTTTTCGTCGCCATCAGCGCCACAACATTCGGCTGGTTCGCGTGCGCTTCGGCCGCGCCGGTTCAGTTTCACGTCGCTTCAGACGGATCGGACCAATGGTCCGGCACCCGCGCGGCGCCGAACTCCGCGAGAACGGATGGACCCTTCGCCTCGCTCGAGCGTGCCCGCGCGGCGGTGCAAAATGCCGACCGCACGGCGGGCCTCGAAGTGGTTCTCCACGCCGGCACGTATGCCCGAAGCGCGTCGCTCGATTTGGGACCGGAGGATTCCGGCACCGCCGAGCATCCCGTGGTGTGGCGAGTGGCTGATCGCGAGACGGCTATCCTTTCCGGCGCCGTCACCTTGCGCGGGTTTTGTCCGGTGGCGGACGCTGCGGTGGGCCAGCGTCTGCAGGAGAGCGTTCGCGACAAGGTAGTGTGGACCGATCTGCGCGCCCAAGGGATCACCGACTTCGGCACCCTCACGCAGCGCGGTTCGCCCGGCCTCGAGCTATTCTTTCGCGGACGGCGGATGCAGCTTGCCCGCTACCCCAACACGGAGTGGCTGCTGATCGCCGACGTTCCCCAGACCGGTCCGACGCGACTCCACGAGGGACTGGAACGCGAAAAGCGATTCGACGGCGTGCCCGCCGGCCGGCACTACGGCCGGATCACGTTCGACGACCCGCGGCCCAGCCACTGGGCGCCGGACGACAATCTCTACGCGCACGGCTACTGGACGTGGGACTGGAGCGATTCGTTTCAACGCGTGCAGTCGGTCCAGTCCGGCGGGCGCGAGCTCACCTTTGCGGCTCCGCACCACAACTACGGCTACACACGCCACCAACGCTTCTACTTCCTCAACGTTCTCGAGGAGATCGACCAGCCCGGCGAATGGTATCTCGATCGCGGTGCGGGACGGCTGTACTTCTATCCGCCCGCGACGCCGGGCCCGGACGACGTCACCGTGTCCATTCTCGATACGCCGTTCCTCCGGCTGGCCGGCGCGCGTCACGTCACCATCGCCGGCCTGCGCTTCACCGCCGGCCGCGCCGGGGGCGTGGCGGTGCGCGAGGGCGAGGACTGTCGCATCGTCGGTTGCACGTTCAGCAATCTCGGCGATCTGGCCGTGTTGATCGAGGGCGGATCCGCCCACGAGGTCCGCAGCTGCGACTTCCATGACCTCGCGCTCGGAGCCATCACGGTGAATGGTGGCAACCGGCCGACGCTGACGCCCGCGCGCCATCGGGTGTTCAACAATCACATTCATCATTTCAGCCACTGGCTGCGCACCGGGCAGTACGGCGTGATGATCGATGGCGTCGGCCAGCGCGTCGCGCACAACCTGATTCACGATGCGCCGTTCGAGGCGATGTACCTGCGCGGCAATGATCACGTGGTCGAGTTCAATGATGTGCACAGCGTCACGCAAGAGACCGGAGACGCCGGCGCGATCCATACGGGCCGCGACTGGACCTGGCGCGGCAACGTGATTCGGCACAACTACTGGCATCATCTCCAAGGCCCGGGGCTCCATGGCGTGACCGCCGTCTATCTCGACGACTTTTCCAGCGGATTCTCGGTCACCGGCAATATCTTTTACCGGGCCGGCCGCGCGGTGCAGATCGGCGGCGGCCGGGACAATCTCGTCGCGAACAACCTCTTCATCGAGTGCGAGCCTTCCGTTCACCTGGATGCGCGCGGACTCGGCTGGGCCTCGAACTACTTCGATGGACGCTACCCATGGATGTTCGAACGCTTTCGGGAAATGAACGCGGATCGTCCGCCCTACACCGAGCGTTATCCGGCTCTGGCCACGCTGCTCGCCGACGAACCTGCGGTTCCGAAAGGCAATCGGATCGTGCGCAACGTCTCGTTCGGCGGCCGCTGGTTGGATGTCTACGACTACTTCGCCTTCGACTTCGCGCGTTGCGTCGAGTTGCGCGACAACACGATCGCGGATCCGAAACTCTGGCGCCGCCGCGCAGTGAACGACGGCCGGCCCGACCCCTACTTCCTCAACATCGACGCCGTGGACGGCTACTCGCTCCTGCTCAGCAGCGATCCGGCCGCCTCGCGCGAGCTTGCGGGCAATACGCTTCAGACCACCGCCGGTCGTTTCGATCCGCTCAGCCTCGAGTTTACGGCGGTTGATCCTGCCGCGCTGGCCCGCAATGGTTACGAACCGATTCCGGTGGAAAAGATCGGCCTCGAGCGCGACGAGTGGCGCTCCATCGTGCCGCCGCGCTTCAACGGTCGTTAG
- a CDS encoding Gfo/Idh/MocA family oxidoreductase codes for MPLRIGIVGLDSSHAVSLVRRCNVRDADSPVRVIAGWPGGSSDAPLSAERVIGFTDEVRDRCGVEILESPEAVATAVDAVAILSMDGRNHAQLFARVASFRRPVFVNKPLATSRHDAERIAETARKHGVRWFSASALRLAAVSAPPARRVTVQCPLWFEPANVGWFWYGIHGIELAAAVCGRGISAVRLETFPDRELLHLEWRDGHTGTVVGLLNRDAAFTYACDDATAVPVGAHADRLEQAMLDFFAGADAPVTTADTLEVIACVAAANASRASDGRRISL; via the coding sequence ATGCCGCTTCGCATTGGTATCGTCGGCCTCGATTCCTCGCATGCCGTCTCGCTGGTCCGGCGCTGCAACGTTCGCGATGCCGACTCGCCCGTCCGTGTGATCGCCGGCTGGCCCGGCGGGTCCTCGGATGCGCCGCTCAGCGCCGAGCGCGTCATCGGGTTCACCGACGAGGTCCGCGATCGGTGCGGAGTCGAGATTCTGGAGTCACCTGAGGCGGTCGCCACCGCCGTCGATGCCGTCGCGATTTTGTCGATGGATGGGCGCAACCATGCGCAACTCTTTGCGCGCGTCGCCTCATTCCGCCGGCCGGTGTTCGTCAACAAACCGCTGGCGACGAGTCGCCACGACGCCGAGCGGATCGCGGAGACGGCGCGCAAGCATGGCGTCCGCTGGTTCTCGGCGTCGGCGCTACGGCTTGCCGCCGTTTCCGCGCCACCGGCGCGCCGCGTTACCGTGCAGTGCCCGCTGTGGTTCGAACCCGCGAACGTCGGCTGGTTCTGGTACGGCATCCACGGCATCGAACTCGCCGCTGCCGTTTGTGGCCGCGGCATTTCCGCCGTGCGGTTGGAAACGTTCCCGGATCGCGAGTTGCTCCATCTCGAATGGCGCGACGGCCATACCGGCACAGTCGTCGGTCTGCTCAATCGCGACGCAGCGTTCACGTACGCCTGCGATGACGCGACCGCGGTGCCGGTCGGGGCCCACGCCGATCGGCTGGAGCAGGCGATGCTCGACTTCTTCGCCGGCGCCGATGCTCCTGTCACGACCGCTGACACGCTGGAAGTCATCGCCTGCGTGGCAGCGGCCAATGCCAGCCGCGCTTCCGACGGCCGCCGGATCAGCCTGTAA